From the genome of Hemiscyllium ocellatum isolate sHemOce1 chromosome 6, sHemOce1.pat.X.cur, whole genome shotgun sequence:
gaaggtgggagggggaatggggagggggagagggagcctTCTTCACAAGAGCTGACAGGATCGCTTGCTTTTCACCGGAGCTGGGTTAATGACAGCTCTCACAGCCTCGGCGAAGACTTCTTTAATGCCTTCCTGGTTGAGGGCGGAGCACTCCATGTATTTGACGGCCTGGATCTGCTTGGCCAGCCCGTTgccttggtgatgggagatggggCTCAGGCTCTGCTCCTTCAGTTTCTTGATGGTCTCAGGGTCATTCCTCAAGTCCTTCTTGGTGCCCACCAGAAGCATTGGCACATCCGGGCAGTGGTGGGTCACCTCAGGGTGCCACTTGTGGCGCACATTCTCATATGATGGGGGGCTGGCTATGGAGAAGCAGATGATGAAGACGTCAGTCTGGGGATAGGATAATGTCCTCAGTCTGTCATACTCCTCCTGACCCGCAGTGTCCCACAGGTTCAGGCTTACTGTCCGATTGTCCACGGTGATCTGTGCGCTGTAGTTATCGAAGACGGTTGGGATGTATTCCTTGGGGAAGGCGTTGGTGGTGTAACAGATCAGGAGGCAGGTCTTCCCAACTGCACCATCTCCCACCACCACACATTTAATGCTCTGCATCCCTGGGCCGTGGTAATCACCTTCTCAGTCAGTAACCTACAAACCCATCGAAACAAAACCCAACACGTCAGCAATCCCACAACaaaccacctccccctcccctaacCCCACTCTGAACCTGCTGCCAGTGTGGAGTCACACATTAGGCCAGACAGGATAAACACGGCAGACTCCCTTCCCGCAGAAACTTTAGTCAGCCAGTGGCTATGTGGTCAGCATTAGGCAAACGCGGCATTCAGATCTTTATTAAATCCATCCATCACAGCGACATTCACCTCCTAGAATCTCAGTTACTCGCTCAGTGCCACCACATCAACATCATGGGCTACCCTCGAGGGAGAAACGACAACGATGGCTTAAACAAAACGATACCTGGACTCCAAGCTACAACAGAGGGGTGTTCCAGGCTATTTCAAAGGGTACGTTGTGATTTGAAAGTTTTCAGTACGTTGTGGGTTCCAGCTGATGGCAGTCTGGAATGAGGGGCAGAGCGGGATCTATTTGGAATGAAATGAGGAAGGTCTCTGACACACAGCGGTGATCAGTGAGAGGTCGGTTGCTCATCCAGTTCTGTTAGAGGTGGTTTACGCAGGGACAGAGCAGATCGGTCACAATCTCGGTGAATTAAGGACAGCCCAGAGGGGCCGAAGAGCCGCCTCCTGTTCCAAAGCTTGGATCacattgttggaaaacccatctgactCAGGAAGGCTGGACCAGAGGCTTGGAATCCAGGATTCGCTCTGCTCCATGACCTCTAACCCTTGGACCAGTTAGCTAGGGACACATTACACTTTGCCCCAGAGCTAAGGGAACTccaacggggggggggggcggtctgTGGTCAGGAAAGGAAACTGAGGTTGTCAGGGAGACAGGTATGggctgtcagtgagggagctcTGTCTCAGCTTGCCTGTTAGTGACAGTGTAGACCAGAACAGGCAACTACAACAAGGGTCAGCAAACCTTCTCCGGCCAGGTCACCaggaatattcaaggctgagacggATTATTAACCAGGAAGTGAACcaagggttttggggaaaaggcaggaaaatggaattaaggatcttcagatcaaccatgacctcacAAAATGGGGAACAGAACTGATGGGAGGaccggcctactcctgctccaatgtATTTTGGTTTCTGATCTGAAATGCCCGAGTGGGTTATTCCTTATGATCCATACTCACCGAAAACATCCTGATCACATCCCCACATCATCCTAAAAATGGCCACATCAACGCAGCACAGCtccctcaggggtcagtgctgactcCCTGCTCAACACTCTCACTTCCCAGTCTAAATGTCAAAGGTCACAGAAGGTAGACcaacactccgacagtgcggtgctccctcagtgctgacccttgcattgcagtgcagagggagtgccgcactgtccgagggtcagtgctgagggagcgccgcactgtcggacggtcagtgctgagggaatgctgcactgtcggagggtcagtgcagagggagtgccgcactgtccgagg
Proteins encoded in this window:
- the LOC132816589 gene encoding rho-related GTP-binding protein RhoG-like, translating into MQSIKCVVVGDGAVGKTCLLICYTTNAFPKEYIPTVFDNYSAQITVDNRTVSLNLWDTAGQEEYDRLRTLSYPQTDVFIICFSIASPPSYENVRHKWHPEVTHHCPDVPMLLVGTKKDLRNDPETIKKLKEQSLSPISHHQGNGLAKQIQAVKYMECSALNQEGIKEVFAEAVRAVINPAPVKSKRSCQLL